The region ACGGCGCCGGACATTGCCGGCAAAAATATTGTCAATCCGGTGGCTATGCTGCTTTCCGGGCTGATGCTGCTGGAGCATATCGGCGAAACGGCTATTGCCGGCCGGATTCGGGCCGCTGTGGAGCGGGTTATTGCCGAAGGCAAAACGGTGACTCCCGATATCGGCGGGACGGCATCCACCGTGGAAATGACCGAAGCAATAATCAAATTACTGTAATATTGCGCAACCAATGAGGGGCTGTTTCACTAAGAAAAGGTGTAACAGCCTTGTTTGTTCCCTGTTCGGCCGTTACGGAAAAAGGCGGTCCGCAGGATGAAAAAATAGTACCTTCCGTCAAGAAAATCCGACTGTTTGAGCGAAGCGAGTTTCGGATTTTTAGGAAGGTACTATTTTTTCAAGCTTTTTGGAGTTCAGGCCTAGTACCTTGTCGGTCTTAAAACAGTAGGAGAATGGCGAGATTATTTTTCGCAGCGCGAGGCGAAGGAAGGAGTCATACCGTTAGTATGCTGACTGACGACAACGAAGCGGTGCGGAAAATAGACCGCCAGTATTCACTGGATTAAGGCTGATAAGGTACTAGCCTTTTGGGTCCCTTTGTGGCAATGACAAAGGGACGACAAACTATTTCTCCACACATACGGGCTGTTTAAATAAGAAAATAATTGGGTGATAGTCTCTTTTGGCATAGAGCAATAATTTCGAGTTAAATCGGATATAACTGTGAATAGGGATTGGCAGGCCAACAGGAATTTTTCACCTGTCCGTAGAACTATCCATGAACAAAGGACAAAATGGCGTAAATGCGGCAAAAAGGGTCGCGCAGGGGGAACAAATATGGGAGTACTTGATATTATCGGTCCGATTATGATCGGCCCCTCCAGCTCGCATACGGCGGGCGCTGCCCGGTTGGGGAACATGGCCCGCACCATACTGGGCGAGGAGCCAGTCAGGGCGACCATCCAATTATACGGCTCCTTTGCCCGGACGTATAAGGGGCACGGTACCGACAAGGCGCTGGTGGCCGGTCTAATGGGCCTTTCGCCGGAGGACCCGGCGATTAAGACCGCCTTGGACCGGGCTGCCCGGTCGGCTCTGCAGGTTGTATTCACCAGGGAGGACGGGCAGGACTGCCATCCTAACACCGTTAAGTTCCTATTGGAAGGCGAGTCGGGCCGGAAGGTGGCTGTTACGGGGGCCTCCACCGGCGGCGGACGGATTGTCATCAGCAAAATTGATGGCTACGAGGTGGAATGCACCGGTGAATATTATACATTGATTGCCGTGTACCAGGATAAGCCGGGAATTGTGGCGGCGGTTACCCAAATCCTGGCCCAGCATGAGGTCAATATCGCCTTTATGAAAGTGTCCCGCAAGCAAAAGGGTGCCCAGGCGTTAATGATTCTGGAAGCGGACCAGCCGATTACCGAAGATGTCATCGCTGCGGTGGACAGGCTGCCTGCCATGGAGTCGGCGCTGCTGGTGAAGCCGCTATGAGGGAGGAAACAAGATGAATTATGGATATATTGCCGACCTGGTTTCGCTGGCCACCGAACGGAAACAGCAGTTGTCGGATATTGTGCTGGCAACCGAGACGGCGAACAGTGACTATCCAGCCGCCTATTTCTGGGAAGCCATGCGGGAGCGGTATGGCGTTATGAGGGAAGCCGCCATTAGCGGGCTTAAGCTACGGGAAAAATCAGCCAGCGGCATGGTCGGTGGCGATGCCGCCCTGCTGGCCGGCGATGACCTGTTTTTGGGACCGGTTGTTACTAAGACGGCCGCTTATGCGATTGCCATTAGTGAGGTAAACGCCAGCATGGGCCGGATTGTCGCCTGCCCGACCGCCGGGTCCTGTGGCATTGTTCCCGGTGCTATCCTGGCGGTCTGCGAATGTCTGGATTATCCGGAGGAAGCCGCCATCCGGGCTTTATTTACTGCCGCCGGCATTGGGGAAGTGGTTGCTAAAAACGCCACGGTAGCCGGCGCTGTGGGCGGCTGCCAGGCCGAGTGCGGCACGGCAGCCGCGATGGCGGCAGCGGCCGTAGTGGAATTGCGGGGCGGGACGGCCTACCAGTCGGCCCAGGCCGTAGCCCTGGCTCTCAAAAATATGCTGGGTCTTGTCTGTGACCCGGTGGCCGGTCTGGTGGAGGTCCCCTGCGTGAAACGCAACGGCTTTGCCGCCGTCCATGCTTTGCTGGCGGCACAACTGGCTTTGGCAGGAGTGGAAAGCGTGATTCCGGCCGATGAGGTCATTGCAGCCATGTACCGGATTGGCCTGGATCTGCCGAGTTCACTGAAGGAAACGTCCGAAGGTGGCTTGGCGAAAACGCCGACGGGTCAAAAGATCAACGAACGCTTGCTAAGCTAGGTATCCTTGACGGGGCAGTGCTTGGAGCAAAGAGAGGCACCCGGCTTGACAAAAAAAGTAAAGCGGTATAAAATATATTCAAGTGCATATTTTCAAGGGGAGTAACCTTAAAAATAAAGTCGTCAGTTCGGTGTCAAGCACCCGGCTTTATTTGCATCTATTGCTGGTAAGACCTTGCCTAACTATTTTAGTAGGCAAGGTTTTTTATTTTATCATCGGGTAAACTAGGGCGTGTGTTCGGATAGTTTGAATGCACGCCTAACAAGGAGGCTATATTAATGGAACATTTTTTTACAATGGAAACCTTGTGGAATTTGGCGGCAATTGTATTTATTGATTTAATTCTGGCCGGTGACAATGCTCTGGTTATCGGCATGGCGGCGCGGAATCTGCCGCGAGGACAGCAGAAGAGGGCAATCTTCTGGGGCACCTTCGGCGCAATTTTTATCCGGGCCGTATCCACCCTGGTAGTGGTCTGGCTGCTGCGCATACCGGCACTGATGATCACCGGCGGCGCGCTGCTGCTATGGATCGCCTATAAGCTGATTGTGGAGGAGAAGCAGCATGAGGTGGACGCACCGTCCGGTATGGGCGCTGCCATCCGGACCATTGTGGTTGCCGACGGCGTAATGGGCATTGACAATGTCATGGGTATTGCCGGCGTGGCTCACGGCAATATGCTGCTGGTATTGATCGGTATCGGCATTACCATTCCAATCATTATCTGGGGCAGTACGGTATTTATTAAGCTGATTGAGCGGTATCCCTGGCTGATCTATGCCGGCGGCGGGATTCTAGCCTGGACGGCTGGCGGCATGATCAGCGGCGACTCCCTCCTGACCGGTCATGTGGCCGTTACTTCCACTATGAAGTGGGGTGTACAGCTTGTTTTGACCGTTGGTCTTTTGGGTGTGGCCTGGCGGCAAAAACAGGCCGGTTAACAGAAGAAGAGATAAAGCGGTTACCATCTGTTGACGCAGGGCTGTCCTTATGATATTGTAAATAGCAATAAGCTGATCAATCACTTGAAGGCTGAGAGACCCTGAACCGGGTTTTCTCAGC is a window of Propionispora hippei DSM 15287 DNA encoding:
- the sdaAB gene encoding L-serine ammonia-lyase, iron-sulfur-dependent subunit beta, with translation MGVLDIIGPIMIGPSSSHTAGAARLGNMARTILGEEPVRATIQLYGSFARTYKGHGTDKALVAGLMGLSPEDPAIKTALDRAARSALQVVFTREDGQDCHPNTVKFLLEGESGRKVAVTGASTGGGRIVISKIDGYEVECTGEYYTLIAVYQDKPGIVAAVTQILAQHEVNIAFMKVSRKQKGAQALMILEADQPITEDVIAAVDRLPAMESALLVKPL
- a CDS encoding TerC family protein, with product MEHFFTMETLWNLAAIVFIDLILAGDNALVIGMAARNLPRGQQKRAIFWGTFGAIFIRAVSTLVVVWLLRIPALMITGGALLLWIAYKLIVEEKQHEVDAPSGMGAAIRTIVVADGVMGIDNVMGIAGVAHGNMLLVLIGIGITIPIIIWGSTVFIKLIERYPWLIYAGGGILAWTAGGMISGDSLLTGHVAVTSTMKWGVQLVLTVGLLGVAWRQKQAG
- the sdaAA gene encoding L-serine ammonia-lyase, iron-sulfur-dependent, subunit alpha, producing the protein MNYGYIADLVSLATERKQQLSDIVLATETANSDYPAAYFWEAMRERYGVMREAAISGLKLREKSASGMVGGDAALLAGDDLFLGPVVTKTAAYAIAISEVNASMGRIVACPTAGSCGIVPGAILAVCECLDYPEEAAIRALFTAAGIGEVVAKNATVAGAVGGCQAECGTAAAMAAAAVVELRGGTAYQSAQAVALALKNMLGLVCDPVAGLVEVPCVKRNGFAAVHALLAAQLALAGVESVIPADEVIAAMYRIGLDLPSSLKETSEGGLAKTPTGQKINERLLS